A segment of the Melioribacteraceae bacterium 4301-Me genome:
TATTTATAGAGACTTCTGAAAAATTTAATGAGTCATTCCCGTGCAAACGGGGATCTATTGTTTTCAAAGTAGATTCCCACGTGGGAATGACAACCGCTGATAATTCAATTTTTCAGATGTTTCTTATACATATTTTTTTATATGATTCTCCTTTCCAAAAATCCTTTAATTAAATCGTTTACGTTATCTGGATTTTCTAAAGGCGACATATGACCAGCACGTGGTATGACTGCAAATTCTGAATTGGGAATTTTTTCTGCTATTTCTCTCATTAATGTTGGCGGAGTTAAAGTATCAAAAGAACCGTAAATCAATAAAGTAGGTAATTTTATTTTTTGTAAAAAATTAGTTGTGTCGGTTCTGCTTAACATTGCAATTAATGCACCTTTTACTCCGATAGGATTATGTTTGTAGGATTTTTTAAGTGTATCTTCGATGAGTTCCTTTTTTTCATTGAGCGAGATATCTGAAAATGTATTTTTTACAAATGCCTCTACAAAAGGAGCTAATCCTTCTGTGTTAATTTGATTAATTGCAGCTGCTCGTTTCAATTTTGCAGCGTTATCGTCTGCACTCGGTTTTGTGTCTACGAAAATAAATCCAGAAAATTTGAATTGGTTGATTTCAGCAGCTCTAAAAGAGATGTAACCGCCCATCGAATGCCCGCATAAAACTGGTTTATCTAGATTTAATTCT
Coding sequences within it:
- a CDS encoding alpha/beta fold hydrolase; this encodes MKRIINNLAVFTEGTIGKTPIIFVHGFPYDHTMWDFQVNALKDNYYCITYDVRGLGESYVGDGQYTMEAYVQDLFSIITELNLDKPVLCGHSMGGYISFRAAEINQFKFSGFIFVDTKPSADDNAAKLKRAAAINQINTEGLAPFVEAFVKNTFSDISLNEKKELIEDTLKKSYKHNPIGVKGALIAMLSRTDTTNFLQKIKLPTLLIYGSFDTLTPPTLMREIAEKIPNSEFAVIPRAGHMSPLENPDNVNDLIKGFLERRII